From a region of the Clupea harengus chromosome 9, Ch_v2.0.2, whole genome shotgun sequence genome:
- the fli1 gene encoding Friend leukemia integration 1 transcription factor isoform X1: protein MTMFQTVPDTSSYVKVRQHRPYDQEALSVVSEDQSLFEPPYAAAAPLPKTDMTASNAQDYGQPHKINPLPPQQEWINQPARVNVKREYDHINGSRESPVDCSVGKCNKMVGGSDATQMGYGSYMDEKNAPPPNMTTNERRVIVPADPSLWSPDHVRQWLEWAIKEYGLVEIDTAMFQTTDGKELCKMSKEDFLRLTTAYNAEVLLSHLNYLRDSSSSLSYNTPSHTDQSPRLAAKEDPSYDAVRRSGWSNNMHSSKGSPAVVTQNVSKTTEQPRPQPDPYQILGPTSSRLANPGSGQIQLWQFLLELLSDSANAGCITWEGTNGEFKMTDPDEVARRWGERKSKPNMNYDKLSRALRYYYDKNIMTKVHGKRYAYKFDFHGIAQALQPHPTESTMYKYPSDLAYVPSYHSHQQKVNFVSPHPQSMPVTSSNFFGPTAPYWSSPTGGIYPSPSVPRHPNSHVPSHLGSYY from the exons ATACTTCGTCTTACGTCAAGGTAAGACAGCATCGTCCCTACGATCAG GAGGCGCTGTCAGTGGTAAGTGAAGACCAGTCCTTGTTTGAGCCTCCttacgctgctgctgctcccctACCCAAGACAGACATGACTGCATCCAATGCACAGGACTACGGACAGCCACACAAAATCAACCCCTTACCCCCCCAGCAGGAGTGGATCAACCAGCCAGCCCGAGTCAACGTCAAACGCGAATATGACCACATTAACGGATCCAG ggagTCCCCGGTGGACTGCAGCGTGGGCAAATGCAATAAGATGGTGGGCGGCTCAGACGCTACTCAGATGGGCTACGGGAGTTACATGGACGAGAAGAACGCTCCCCCACCAAATATGACCACCAACGAGAGGAGAGTTATAGTCCCAGCAG atCCATCGCTGTGGTCCCCGGACCACGTGCGGCAGTGGCTGGAGTGGGCCATTAAGGAGTATGGCCTGGTGGAGATCGACACGGCCATGTTTCAGACCACGGATGGCAAGGAGTTGTGCAAGATGAGCAAGGAGGACTTCCTGAGGCTCACCACAGCCTACAACGCCGAGGTCCTGCTTTCACATCTCAATTACCTCAGGGACA GTAGCTCATCTTTATCCTACAATACACCATCTCACACAGATCAGTCTCCAAGACTCGCAGCCAAAGAAG ACCCGTCTTATGATGCTGTGCGGCGGTCAGGCTGGTCGAACAACATGCACAGCAGCAAAG GCTCTCCAGCTGTGGTCACACAGAATGTGTCCAAGACCACGGAGCAACCACGGCCTCAGCCTG ATCCATACCAGATCCTGGGGCCGACAAGTAGTCGACTAGCCAACCCAG gctCCGGACAGATCCAGCTGTGGCAGTTCCTGCTAGAGCTTCTGTCGGACAGCGCCAATGCCGGCTGCATCACCTGGGAGGGCACCAACGGCGAGTTCAAGATGACGGACCCAGACGAGGTTGCCCGGCGCTGGGGCGAGCGCAAGAGCAAGCCCAACATGAACTACGACAAGCTGAGCCGCGCGCTGCGCTACTACTACGACAAGAACATCATGACCAAGGTGCACGGCAAGCGTTACGCCTACAAGTTCGACTTCCACGGCATTGCCCAGGCACTGCAGCCCCACCCCACTGAGTCCACCATGTACAAGTATCCGTCCGACCTGGCCTACGTGCCCTCCTACCACAGCCACCAGCAGAAGGTCAACTTCGTGTCGCCGCACCCACAGTCCATGCCCGTCACCTCCTCCAACTTCTTCGGACCCACTGCCCCCTACTGGAGCTCCCCCACCGGGGGCATCTACCCCAGTCCCAGCGTCCCGCGCCACCCAAACTCCCACGTGCCCTCGCACCTGGGGAGTTACTACTAA
- the fli1 gene encoding Friend leukemia integration 1 transcription factor isoform X2, protein MTMFQTVPDTSSYVKEALSVVSEDQSLFEPPYAAAAPLPKTDMTASNAQDYGQPHKINPLPPQQEWINQPARVNVKREYDHINGSRESPVDCSVGKCNKMVGGSDATQMGYGSYMDEKNAPPPNMTTNERRVIVPADPSLWSPDHVRQWLEWAIKEYGLVEIDTAMFQTTDGKELCKMSKEDFLRLTTAYNAEVLLSHLNYLRDSSSSLSYNTPSHTDQSPRLAAKEDPSYDAVRRSGWSNNMHSSKGSPAVVTQNVSKTTEQPRPQPDPYQILGPTSSRLANPGSGQIQLWQFLLELLSDSANAGCITWEGTNGEFKMTDPDEVARRWGERKSKPNMNYDKLSRALRYYYDKNIMTKVHGKRYAYKFDFHGIAQALQPHPTESTMYKYPSDLAYVPSYHSHQQKVNFVSPHPQSMPVTSSNFFGPTAPYWSSPTGGIYPSPSVPRHPNSHVPSHLGSYY, encoded by the exons ATACTTCGTCTTACGTCAAG GAGGCGCTGTCAGTGGTAAGTGAAGACCAGTCCTTGTTTGAGCCTCCttacgctgctgctgctcccctACCCAAGACAGACATGACTGCATCCAATGCACAGGACTACGGACAGCCACACAAAATCAACCCCTTACCCCCCCAGCAGGAGTGGATCAACCAGCCAGCCCGAGTCAACGTCAAACGCGAATATGACCACATTAACGGATCCAG ggagTCCCCGGTGGACTGCAGCGTGGGCAAATGCAATAAGATGGTGGGCGGCTCAGACGCTACTCAGATGGGCTACGGGAGTTACATGGACGAGAAGAACGCTCCCCCACCAAATATGACCACCAACGAGAGGAGAGTTATAGTCCCAGCAG atCCATCGCTGTGGTCCCCGGACCACGTGCGGCAGTGGCTGGAGTGGGCCATTAAGGAGTATGGCCTGGTGGAGATCGACACGGCCATGTTTCAGACCACGGATGGCAAGGAGTTGTGCAAGATGAGCAAGGAGGACTTCCTGAGGCTCACCACAGCCTACAACGCCGAGGTCCTGCTTTCACATCTCAATTACCTCAGGGACA GTAGCTCATCTTTATCCTACAATACACCATCTCACACAGATCAGTCTCCAAGACTCGCAGCCAAAGAAG ACCCGTCTTATGATGCTGTGCGGCGGTCAGGCTGGTCGAACAACATGCACAGCAGCAAAG GCTCTCCAGCTGTGGTCACACAGAATGTGTCCAAGACCACGGAGCAACCACGGCCTCAGCCTG ATCCATACCAGATCCTGGGGCCGACAAGTAGTCGACTAGCCAACCCAG gctCCGGACAGATCCAGCTGTGGCAGTTCCTGCTAGAGCTTCTGTCGGACAGCGCCAATGCCGGCTGCATCACCTGGGAGGGCACCAACGGCGAGTTCAAGATGACGGACCCAGACGAGGTTGCCCGGCGCTGGGGCGAGCGCAAGAGCAAGCCCAACATGAACTACGACAAGCTGAGCCGCGCGCTGCGCTACTACTACGACAAGAACATCATGACCAAGGTGCACGGCAAGCGTTACGCCTACAAGTTCGACTTCCACGGCATTGCCCAGGCACTGCAGCCCCACCCCACTGAGTCCACCATGTACAAGTATCCGTCCGACCTGGCCTACGTGCCCTCCTACCACAGCCACCAGCAGAAGGTCAACTTCGTGTCGCCGCACCCACAGTCCATGCCCGTCACCTCCTCCAACTTCTTCGGACCCACTGCCCCCTACTGGAGCTCCCCCACCGGGGGCATCTACCCCAGTCCCAGCGTCCCGCGCCACCCAAACTCCCACGTGCCCTCGCACCTGGGGAGTTACTACTAA
- the fli1 gene encoding Friend leukemia integration 1 transcription factor isoform X3, whose product MDGTIKEALSVVSEDQSLFEPPYAAAAPLPKTDMTASNAQDYGQPHKINPLPPQQEWINQPARVNVKREYDHINGSRESPVDCSVGKCNKMVGGSDATQMGYGSYMDEKNAPPPNMTTNERRVIVPADPSLWSPDHVRQWLEWAIKEYGLVEIDTAMFQTTDGKELCKMSKEDFLRLTTAYNAEVLLSHLNYLRDSSSSLSYNTPSHTDQSPRLAAKEDPSYDAVRRSGWSNNMHSSKGSPAVVTQNVSKTTEQPRPQPDPYQILGPTSSRLANPGSGQIQLWQFLLELLSDSANAGCITWEGTNGEFKMTDPDEVARRWGERKSKPNMNYDKLSRALRYYYDKNIMTKVHGKRYAYKFDFHGIAQALQPHPTESTMYKYPSDLAYVPSYHSHQQKVNFVSPHPQSMPVTSSNFFGPTAPYWSSPTGGIYPSPSVPRHPNSHVPSHLGSYY is encoded by the exons ATGGACGGAACTATTAAG GAGGCGCTGTCAGTGGTAAGTGAAGACCAGTCCTTGTTTGAGCCTCCttacgctgctgctgctcccctACCCAAGACAGACATGACTGCATCCAATGCACAGGACTACGGACAGCCACACAAAATCAACCCCTTACCCCCCCAGCAGGAGTGGATCAACCAGCCAGCCCGAGTCAACGTCAAACGCGAATATGACCACATTAACGGATCCAG ggagTCCCCGGTGGACTGCAGCGTGGGCAAATGCAATAAGATGGTGGGCGGCTCAGACGCTACTCAGATGGGCTACGGGAGTTACATGGACGAGAAGAACGCTCCCCCACCAAATATGACCACCAACGAGAGGAGAGTTATAGTCCCAGCAG atCCATCGCTGTGGTCCCCGGACCACGTGCGGCAGTGGCTGGAGTGGGCCATTAAGGAGTATGGCCTGGTGGAGATCGACACGGCCATGTTTCAGACCACGGATGGCAAGGAGTTGTGCAAGATGAGCAAGGAGGACTTCCTGAGGCTCACCACAGCCTACAACGCCGAGGTCCTGCTTTCACATCTCAATTACCTCAGGGACA GTAGCTCATCTTTATCCTACAATACACCATCTCACACAGATCAGTCTCCAAGACTCGCAGCCAAAGAAG ACCCGTCTTATGATGCTGTGCGGCGGTCAGGCTGGTCGAACAACATGCACAGCAGCAAAG GCTCTCCAGCTGTGGTCACACAGAATGTGTCCAAGACCACGGAGCAACCACGGCCTCAGCCTG ATCCATACCAGATCCTGGGGCCGACAAGTAGTCGACTAGCCAACCCAG gctCCGGACAGATCCAGCTGTGGCAGTTCCTGCTAGAGCTTCTGTCGGACAGCGCCAATGCCGGCTGCATCACCTGGGAGGGCACCAACGGCGAGTTCAAGATGACGGACCCAGACGAGGTTGCCCGGCGCTGGGGCGAGCGCAAGAGCAAGCCCAACATGAACTACGACAAGCTGAGCCGCGCGCTGCGCTACTACTACGACAAGAACATCATGACCAAGGTGCACGGCAAGCGTTACGCCTACAAGTTCGACTTCCACGGCATTGCCCAGGCACTGCAGCCCCACCCCACTGAGTCCACCATGTACAAGTATCCGTCCGACCTGGCCTACGTGCCCTCCTACCACAGCCACCAGCAGAAGGTCAACTTCGTGTCGCCGCACCCACAGTCCATGCCCGTCACCTCCTCCAACTTCTTCGGACCCACTGCCCCCTACTGGAGCTCCCCCACCGGGGGCATCTACCCCAGTCCCAGCGTCCCGCGCCACCCAAACTCCCACGTGCCCTCGCACCTGGGGAGTTACTACTAA
- the fli1 gene encoding Friend leukemia integration 1 transcription factor isoform X4, with the protein MDEALSVVSEDQSLFEPPYAAAAPLPKTDMTASNAQDYGQPHKINPLPPQQEWINQPARVNVKREYDHINGSRESPVDCSVGKCNKMVGGSDATQMGYGSYMDEKNAPPPNMTTNERRVIVPADPSLWSPDHVRQWLEWAIKEYGLVEIDTAMFQTTDGKELCKMSKEDFLRLTTAYNAEVLLSHLNYLRDSSSSLSYNTPSHTDQSPRLAAKEDPSYDAVRRSGWSNNMHSSKGSPAVVTQNVSKTTEQPRPQPDPYQILGPTSSRLANPGSGQIQLWQFLLELLSDSANAGCITWEGTNGEFKMTDPDEVARRWGERKSKPNMNYDKLSRALRYYYDKNIMTKVHGKRYAYKFDFHGIAQALQPHPTESTMYKYPSDLAYVPSYHSHQQKVNFVSPHPQSMPVTSSNFFGPTAPYWSSPTGGIYPSPSVPRHPNSHVPSHLGSYY; encoded by the exons ATGGAT GAGGCGCTGTCAGTGGTAAGTGAAGACCAGTCCTTGTTTGAGCCTCCttacgctgctgctgctcccctACCCAAGACAGACATGACTGCATCCAATGCACAGGACTACGGACAGCCACACAAAATCAACCCCTTACCCCCCCAGCAGGAGTGGATCAACCAGCCAGCCCGAGTCAACGTCAAACGCGAATATGACCACATTAACGGATCCAG ggagTCCCCGGTGGACTGCAGCGTGGGCAAATGCAATAAGATGGTGGGCGGCTCAGACGCTACTCAGATGGGCTACGGGAGTTACATGGACGAGAAGAACGCTCCCCCACCAAATATGACCACCAACGAGAGGAGAGTTATAGTCCCAGCAG atCCATCGCTGTGGTCCCCGGACCACGTGCGGCAGTGGCTGGAGTGGGCCATTAAGGAGTATGGCCTGGTGGAGATCGACACGGCCATGTTTCAGACCACGGATGGCAAGGAGTTGTGCAAGATGAGCAAGGAGGACTTCCTGAGGCTCACCACAGCCTACAACGCCGAGGTCCTGCTTTCACATCTCAATTACCTCAGGGACA GTAGCTCATCTTTATCCTACAATACACCATCTCACACAGATCAGTCTCCAAGACTCGCAGCCAAAGAAG ACCCGTCTTATGATGCTGTGCGGCGGTCAGGCTGGTCGAACAACATGCACAGCAGCAAAG GCTCTCCAGCTGTGGTCACACAGAATGTGTCCAAGACCACGGAGCAACCACGGCCTCAGCCTG ATCCATACCAGATCCTGGGGCCGACAAGTAGTCGACTAGCCAACCCAG gctCCGGACAGATCCAGCTGTGGCAGTTCCTGCTAGAGCTTCTGTCGGACAGCGCCAATGCCGGCTGCATCACCTGGGAGGGCACCAACGGCGAGTTCAAGATGACGGACCCAGACGAGGTTGCCCGGCGCTGGGGCGAGCGCAAGAGCAAGCCCAACATGAACTACGACAAGCTGAGCCGCGCGCTGCGCTACTACTACGACAAGAACATCATGACCAAGGTGCACGGCAAGCGTTACGCCTACAAGTTCGACTTCCACGGCATTGCCCAGGCACTGCAGCCCCACCCCACTGAGTCCACCATGTACAAGTATCCGTCCGACCTGGCCTACGTGCCCTCCTACCACAGCCACCAGCAGAAGGTCAACTTCGTGTCGCCGCACCCACAGTCCATGCCCGTCACCTCCTCCAACTTCTTCGGACCCACTGCCCCCTACTGGAGCTCCCCCACCGGGGGCATCTACCCCAGTCCCAGCGTCCCGCGCCACCCAAACTCCCACGTGCCCTCGCACCTGGGGAGTTACTACTAA
- the fli1 gene encoding Friend leukemia integration 1 transcription factor isoform X5, with protein sequence MREALSVVSEDQSLFEPPYAAAAPLPKTDMTASNAQDYGQPHKINPLPPQQEWINQPARVNVKREYDHINGSRESPVDCSVGKCNKMVGGSDATQMGYGSYMDEKNAPPPNMTTNERRVIVPADPSLWSPDHVRQWLEWAIKEYGLVEIDTAMFQTTDGKELCKMSKEDFLRLTTAYNAEVLLSHLNYLRDSSSSLSYNTPSHTDQSPRLAAKEDPSYDAVRRSGWSNNMHSSKGSPAVVTQNVSKTTEQPRPQPDPYQILGPTSSRLANPGSGQIQLWQFLLELLSDSANAGCITWEGTNGEFKMTDPDEVARRWGERKSKPNMNYDKLSRALRYYYDKNIMTKVHGKRYAYKFDFHGIAQALQPHPTESTMYKYPSDLAYVPSYHSHQQKVNFVSPHPQSMPVTSSNFFGPTAPYWSSPTGGIYPSPSVPRHPNSHVPSHLGSYY encoded by the exons ATGAGG GAGGCGCTGTCAGTGGTAAGTGAAGACCAGTCCTTGTTTGAGCCTCCttacgctgctgctgctcccctACCCAAGACAGACATGACTGCATCCAATGCACAGGACTACGGACAGCCACACAAAATCAACCCCTTACCCCCCCAGCAGGAGTGGATCAACCAGCCAGCCCGAGTCAACGTCAAACGCGAATATGACCACATTAACGGATCCAG ggagTCCCCGGTGGACTGCAGCGTGGGCAAATGCAATAAGATGGTGGGCGGCTCAGACGCTACTCAGATGGGCTACGGGAGTTACATGGACGAGAAGAACGCTCCCCCACCAAATATGACCACCAACGAGAGGAGAGTTATAGTCCCAGCAG atCCATCGCTGTGGTCCCCGGACCACGTGCGGCAGTGGCTGGAGTGGGCCATTAAGGAGTATGGCCTGGTGGAGATCGACACGGCCATGTTTCAGACCACGGATGGCAAGGAGTTGTGCAAGATGAGCAAGGAGGACTTCCTGAGGCTCACCACAGCCTACAACGCCGAGGTCCTGCTTTCACATCTCAATTACCTCAGGGACA GTAGCTCATCTTTATCCTACAATACACCATCTCACACAGATCAGTCTCCAAGACTCGCAGCCAAAGAAG ACCCGTCTTATGATGCTGTGCGGCGGTCAGGCTGGTCGAACAACATGCACAGCAGCAAAG GCTCTCCAGCTGTGGTCACACAGAATGTGTCCAAGACCACGGAGCAACCACGGCCTCAGCCTG ATCCATACCAGATCCTGGGGCCGACAAGTAGTCGACTAGCCAACCCAG gctCCGGACAGATCCAGCTGTGGCAGTTCCTGCTAGAGCTTCTGTCGGACAGCGCCAATGCCGGCTGCATCACCTGGGAGGGCACCAACGGCGAGTTCAAGATGACGGACCCAGACGAGGTTGCCCGGCGCTGGGGCGAGCGCAAGAGCAAGCCCAACATGAACTACGACAAGCTGAGCCGCGCGCTGCGCTACTACTACGACAAGAACATCATGACCAAGGTGCACGGCAAGCGTTACGCCTACAAGTTCGACTTCCACGGCATTGCCCAGGCACTGCAGCCCCACCCCACTGAGTCCACCATGTACAAGTATCCGTCCGACCTGGCCTACGTGCCCTCCTACCACAGCCACCAGCAGAAGGTCAACTTCGTGTCGCCGCACCCACAGTCCATGCCCGTCACCTCCTCCAACTTCTTCGGACCCACTGCCCCCTACTGGAGCTCCCCCACCGGGGGCATCTACCCCAGTCCCAGCGTCCCGCGCCACCCAAACTCCCACGTGCCCTCGCACCTGGGGAGTTACTACTAA
- the fli1 gene encoding Friend leukemia integration 1 transcription factor isoform X6, translated as MTASNAQDYGQPHKINPLPPQQEWINQPARVNVKREYDHINGSRESPVDCSVGKCNKMVGGSDATQMGYGSYMDEKNAPPPNMTTNERRVIVPADPSLWSPDHVRQWLEWAIKEYGLVEIDTAMFQTTDGKELCKMSKEDFLRLTTAYNAEVLLSHLNYLRDSSSSLSYNTPSHTDQSPRLAAKEDPSYDAVRRSGWSNNMHSSKGSPAVVTQNVSKTTEQPRPQPDPYQILGPTSSRLANPGSGQIQLWQFLLELLSDSANAGCITWEGTNGEFKMTDPDEVARRWGERKSKPNMNYDKLSRALRYYYDKNIMTKVHGKRYAYKFDFHGIAQALQPHPTESTMYKYPSDLAYVPSYHSHQQKVNFVSPHPQSMPVTSSNFFGPTAPYWSSPTGGIYPSPSVPRHPNSHVPSHLGSYY; from the exons ATGACTGCATCCAATGCACAGGACTACGGACAGCCACACAAAATCAACCCCTTACCCCCCCAGCAGGAGTGGATCAACCAGCCAGCCCGAGTCAACGTCAAACGCGAATATGACCACATTAACGGATCCAG ggagTCCCCGGTGGACTGCAGCGTGGGCAAATGCAATAAGATGGTGGGCGGCTCAGACGCTACTCAGATGGGCTACGGGAGTTACATGGACGAGAAGAACGCTCCCCCACCAAATATGACCACCAACGAGAGGAGAGTTATAGTCCCAGCAG atCCATCGCTGTGGTCCCCGGACCACGTGCGGCAGTGGCTGGAGTGGGCCATTAAGGAGTATGGCCTGGTGGAGATCGACACGGCCATGTTTCAGACCACGGATGGCAAGGAGTTGTGCAAGATGAGCAAGGAGGACTTCCTGAGGCTCACCACAGCCTACAACGCCGAGGTCCTGCTTTCACATCTCAATTACCTCAGGGACA GTAGCTCATCTTTATCCTACAATACACCATCTCACACAGATCAGTCTCCAAGACTCGCAGCCAAAGAAG ACCCGTCTTATGATGCTGTGCGGCGGTCAGGCTGGTCGAACAACATGCACAGCAGCAAAG GCTCTCCAGCTGTGGTCACACAGAATGTGTCCAAGACCACGGAGCAACCACGGCCTCAGCCTG ATCCATACCAGATCCTGGGGCCGACAAGTAGTCGACTAGCCAACCCAG gctCCGGACAGATCCAGCTGTGGCAGTTCCTGCTAGAGCTTCTGTCGGACAGCGCCAATGCCGGCTGCATCACCTGGGAGGGCACCAACGGCGAGTTCAAGATGACGGACCCAGACGAGGTTGCCCGGCGCTGGGGCGAGCGCAAGAGCAAGCCCAACATGAACTACGACAAGCTGAGCCGCGCGCTGCGCTACTACTACGACAAGAACATCATGACCAAGGTGCACGGCAAGCGTTACGCCTACAAGTTCGACTTCCACGGCATTGCCCAGGCACTGCAGCCCCACCCCACTGAGTCCACCATGTACAAGTATCCGTCCGACCTGGCCTACGTGCCCTCCTACCACAGCCACCAGCAGAAGGTCAACTTCGTGTCGCCGCACCCACAGTCCATGCCCGTCACCTCCTCCAACTTCTTCGGACCCACTGCCCCCTACTGGAGCTCCCCCACCGGGGGCATCTACCCCAGTCCCAGCGTCCCGCGCCACCCAAACTCCCACGTGCCCTCGCACCTGGGGAGTTACTACTAA
- the LOC105899502 gene encoding ATP-sensitive inward rectifier potassium channel 1-like, which yields MVRSLRKCLNDYLAERRIRRTRLVTKDGHCNIEYGNIKYQNQFAYILDFWTTLVEIRWRFVIFFFVASFTMSWFIFGLIWYWIARDNGDLSWQNPPENHTPCVDNVNGLTTAFLYSLETQTTIGYGGRAITPLCAGAVALIIIQSLIGALINCFWCGVVMTKISLPKKRAKTISFSEAAVICPRNGTLCLQFRVANLRKTLMIGSQIYGKLLRTTITPEGEAIIMDQVNIDFLVESGKDNLFFICPLTLYHVIDKSSPFFEMAVDTLHQQEFELVVFLDGTAESTSSSCQVRTSYIPQEIMWGYKFQSIISRRKEGKYRVNFSNFSKVVPVPTAHCAYCFHNEKGHHHHVINGTDNQGFEVIDINDPASATKM from the coding sequence ATGGTACGCTCTTTACGGAAGTGTCTGAATGACTACCTAGCAGAGCGCCGGATTCGCCGAACCCGTCTGGTGACCAAAGATGGCCACTGCAATATTGAATATGGAAACATTAAATATCAAAACCAGTTTGCCTACATTCTCGACTTCTGGACAACGCTTGTGGAGATCCGTTGGCGTTTCGTTATCTTCTTCTTTGTGGCCTCTTTCACAATGAGCTGGTTCATCTTTGGTCTGATATGGTACTGGATTGCTCGAGACAATGGAGATTTGTCCTGGCAGAACCCACCAGAGAACCACACACCATGTGTGGACAACGTCAATGGTCTGACCACGGCCTTTCTCTACTCACTTGAGACCCAAACGACTATAGGGTACGGAGGACGTGCCATCACTCCACTGTGTGCAGGAGCAGTTGCCTTAATCATCATTCAGTCCCTTATAGGTGCTCTTATCAACTGCTTCTGGTGTGGTGTTGTCATGACTAAGATCTCCCTTCCCAAGAAGAGGGCCAAAACTATTAGCTTCAGTGAAGCAGCTGTCATTTGTCCTAGGAATGGTACACTATGTCTTCAATTCCGTGTGGCTAATCTCAGGAAGACACTCATGATCGGAAGCCAGATTTATGGCAAGTTGCTGCGTACAACCATAACGCCTGAAGGTGAAGCCATTATTATGGACCAGGTCAACATAGATTTCTTGGTTGAGTCTGGAAAGGACAACCTGTTTTTTATCTGTCCCCTGACTCTGTATCATGTCATTGACAAGTCCAGCCCATTCTTTGAGATGGCAGTGGACACCCTGCATCAGCAAGAGTTTGAGCTGGTCGTCTTCTTGGACGGAACAGCAGAGTCTACAAGCTCCTCTTGCCAGGTCAGGACTTCATACATCCCACAGGAGATCATGTGGGGCTACAAGTTCCAATCCATCATCTCCCGTAGAAAGGAAGGGAAGTATCGTGTGAACTTCTCCAACTTTTCCAAGGTGGTACCCGTGCCAACTGCTCACTGTGCTTACTGCTTTCACAATGAGAAAGGCCATCATCACCATGTGATTAATGGAACTGACAACCAGGGATTTGAAGTCATAGACATCAATGACCCAGCCAGTGCCACCAAAATGTAG